The Athene noctua chromosome 23, bAthNoc1.hap1.1, whole genome shotgun sequence genome window below encodes:
- the PNPLA1 gene encoding omega-hydroxyceramide transacylase, translated as MAEENLQGSSTRFSLSFSGSGFLVLYQVGVVQSLLELAPKLLKSACKVYGSSAGSIIAAAVVCGIGLDDIKESFFAMAKEVRKTLLGPLSPKCSLLANIKTILQRMLPEDSYQLASGRLHISLTRVVDGQNVIASEFSSKEELIQALLCSCFLPIYCGFIPPSYRGVRYVDGGFTGLQPVSSLEEAVITVSPFTGELDICPRDCPAIFFCYQIFNGSIQISIENLCRISYALFPPSTMVLNDIFSQGYQDTALFLYRNNAFGFNYFDGNFRFASMCGKNDFSQSNGRSTGLCKRAPQRLTPYFLPGLALWRKEPVTGLQNPLSKVLLQPYRLPALVRKGLEKLWGLLEGISSMVEWFQKLLQTMVPGLLKKAMARR; from the exons ATGGCCGAGGAGAATCTCCAGGGTTCGAGCACCCGTTTCTCACTCTCCTTTTCGGGCAGTGGCTTCCTCGTCCTGTACCAGGTTGGGGTGGTGCAGTCCCTCCTGGAGCTGGCTCCCAAACTCCTCAAGTCCGCGTGCAAGGTTTATGGATCATCTGCCGGCTCGATCATCGCTGCCGCTGTGGTGTGCGGCATCGGCCTCG ATGACATAAAGGAATCTTTCTTTGCCATGGCAAAGGAAGTCAGGAAAACCCTCCTGGGCCCTCTCTCTCCCAAGTGCAGCTTGCTGGCGAACATCAAGACTATTCTGCAGCGGATGCTACCAGAGGACTCCTACCAGCTGGCCTCGGGGCGGCTGCACATCTCGCTCACGCGGGTGGTGGACGGCCAAAATGTCATAGCCTCTGAGTTCAGCTCGAAAGAGGAGCTCATCCAG gctcttctctgcagctgctttctTCCTATCTACTGTGGGTTCATCCCTCCATCCTACCGAGGTGTG CGATACGTTGATGGAGGATTCACCGGCCTGCAGCCTGTTTCCAGCTTGGAGGAAGCCGTGATCACTGTGTCCCCGTTCACGGGAGAGCTCGATATCTGTCCACGGGATTGCCCCGCTATCTTCTTCTGTTACCAGATCTTCAACGGCAGCATTCAGATCTCAATAGAAAACCTCTGCAGGATTAGCTATGCTCTCTTTCCACCTAGCACCATG GTGTTGAATGACATTTTCTCCCAAGGGTACCAGGACACTGCTCTTTTCCTGTACAGGAACA ATGCCTTTGGGTTCAACTACTTTGATGGCAATTTCCGCTTTGCCAGCATGTGTGGGAAAAATGACTTTTCACAATCCAACGGGAGAAGCACTGGCCTATGCAAAAGGGCACCGCAGCGCCTGACTCCTTACTTCCTGCCAG GCTTGGCTCTGTGGAGGAAGGAGCCGGTGACTGGACTGCAGAATCCACTGTCAAAGGTCCTGTTGCAGCCATACAGGTTGCCAGCTCTTGTCAGGAAGGG gcTGGAGAAGCTGTGGGGGCTGCTGGAAGGTATTAGCTCCATGGTAGAATGGTTCCAGAAGCTCCTCCAAACCATGGTGCCTGGTTTGCTTAAGAAAGCCATGGCCAGGAG GTAA